The following is a genomic window from Fundidesulfovibrio putealis DSM 16056.
GGCCTGTCCGCGCGGAATCATGCCGCATTCATACGGTGCGGCGAAAGCGCCGCCGCGCGTGCGGGGAGCCAGGAGGTAGGATGCCGCCAGCGGGCCTGCCGCGAAAGCGATGCCGGCAGCCAGACATGCAAAGACCGCCACGTTCAGCCATGTGAAAACCATTGCTCCCCTGCCTGTTGTCGTTGCGTCACGGACTGCCGACTCTTGAAACGACTTATGCAGGAGCGGGAAATAATCGTCAAGAAAAACAAGCCAATGTGCTGTTTTTCCCAAGCTGGATTCTTTTTGGTATGATTTGCAGGAAGTATTCTCTCCGTTCAAGATAGATGAAAGGCATTGAATGGAGGTTTTTTATAGACTGTTTTGATGGCTTGCCTGGGCGTGGGCGCGTCGCGCAGGCTCATGGTCTGGCATGGCCGACCGGCAGGTCAGGCCCCGGCCTGGGATGTGGCGCGTATACCGTATGAACGTCACGAGGTGGACATGACTGAGGTTCTTGTGTAGCATTTCGGAATAGGCACTGGCAGGTGGTCCTCACGTTGACTGGTCAATCAAACAAGATCACTTTCAGGTGTTGTCATCAAGATCTATGGATATCGTATTAAAAAGACAGGTAGAAATTCTGCGGACTGCGCATCCGGACTGGCACGAGGATCGTTTGATGCGTGTGGCCAGGGTCTGGGCTAGGCGTGCACGCCGGATTTGTTGGGACACCATGATTGGTGAGCAGACGAATGCTGATGGAGCGCAGCGGCATGGAGGATACTGCGGAGGCTGACGCCTGCGTTTTCCCGTCCTCGCGTACGAGTTCGTCCATGGCAGCCAGCCATGCGGATATTCGCAGACGTTGATCGGTCCAAGCCGCCCCCTGGCGGCTTTTTGTTTGCCCGACGCCTGCCCCGCGCCCTTCCCAGCCCGCCCTGCAGCCTTCGCCCGCCGGGTGCGCTACGTCGTCTTCTGGGACTCTATGAACAGCTGAAAGACCACGAGGCACAGGCTCATGGCCACAGGACCGTAGATGATCCCCAGCGGCCCGAAGAGGAGCACGCCTCCCACGATGGACACGAAGATCATCAGCAGCGGCAACTGCGCGCTCCCGCTTATGAAGAATGGGCGCACCACGTTGTCCACGGTGCTCACCACCAAAAGCCACCAGCAGAGCAGAAATGCCGCCTTGCCGTTGGAGCCCTGGGCAAACAGGTAAAGCACGAAAGGAATGTGGATGAGGGCGAGGCCGATGATTGGCACAAGCGAGGCCACGATGGCGACCATGCCCCAGAAGAGCGCGTCGATGCCCACGATCCACAGGCCGAGCGCGGTAGCCAGGCCCTGCGACAAACCGGCCGCGACGCCTCCGGCGAGAATGGAACGCGTCACCATCTTGAGCCTTTCGGCCAATTCCTGCTCCTGGCAGCGGCGAAGCGGCGACAAGCGCCGCAATCCCTTCACCACGCGCTCAGCTTCGGCCAGAAAGTAGAACAGGAACAGCAGCAGCATGACGACCTGAGCCAGGAAGCTGGTCATCTGTCCGGCAAACCCGCGCCCGATGGACAAAATCCCCTTGCCGACCCCTCCGGCGGCTCCCACCAGGCTGGTCTTCAGCTCCTGGGGATCAAAGGGGATTTTGTTCACGATGGCCTGGAGCCAGCCAGGGAGCCCCAGGGAATTAAACCAGTCGAGAAGGATAGCCATGCCTCCATCGTTGAACCAGTGGGCGCCTGCCTCGATGACTGTCCCGGCCTCGTTGGCCAGAATTACGATCAGGGTGGCGGTGGGCAGGACGATGAAGAGCAGCGTCGCGGTGGAGAGCAAGGCGGCCGTAACAAGGCGCGACCCCCAAAACACCGGCAACATGCGCTTTCGCAGCGGGGCCAGCAGCAGCGCGAGGATGGCGGCCAGGAAGATGGAGTGGCGAAACGGCCACAAAAGCGCCAGGAGCACGGCCACGGCCCCGATGAACACGAGCAGCAGAAAAGGACGGTAGAACTT
Proteins encoded in this region:
- a CDS encoding AI-2E family transporter is translated as MTEKVIKDDAKHAATDAPSAPPGDAETVDVHPARGCGDTGAEEVGPLHEKFYRPFLLLVFIGAVAVLLALLWPFRHSIFLAAILALLLAPLRKRMLPVFWGSRLVTAALLSTATLLFIVLPTATLIVILANEAGTVIEAGAHWFNDGGMAILLDWFNSLGLPGWLQAIVNKIPFDPQELKTSLVGAAGGVGKGILSIGRGFAGQMTSFLAQVVMLLLFLFYFLAEAERVVKGLRRLSPLRRCQEQELAERLKMVTRSILAGGVAAGLSQGLATALGLWIVGIDALFWGMVAIVASLVPIIGLALIHIPFVLYLFAQGSNGKAAFLLCWWLLVVSTVDNVVRPFFISGSAQLPLLMIFVSIVGGVLLFGPLGIIYGPVAMSLCLVVFQLFIESQKTT